A genomic window from Paenibacillus sp. FSL K6-0276 includes:
- a CDS encoding sugar ABC transporter permease — translation MMEIVLKNEPKRKKIRSYSLEKLERRAGLLFATPALIGFLLFVLIPMICVFLLSIFKVDLMTNTFEFKSFIYYDKMIHDADFWKSVRNSLVYMVIYVPLTLAMGLGMALILNSKMRGRGIVRTFFIIPYITTYVATLVVWNVFLHPTEGPLNSLLMSLGVNHPPQYMVDVDWALPILAIIGSWKDVGYHCILFLAALQSVSKDYYEASSIDGANGLKRFKHITFPLISPTSFFLLLITIIGSLQAFNQMALLTKGGPAFSTTTLTYHIYRSAFEYYNFSYASAVGMFLFLLTLVFILINWFAQKKWVFYQ, via the coding sequence ATGATGGAGATCGTATTGAAAAACGAACCCAAAAGGAAAAAAATAAGATCGTACTCATTGGAGAAATTAGAACGGCGAGCTGGCTTGTTGTTTGCCACTCCGGCACTTATTGGTTTTTTATTGTTTGTGCTGATCCCCATGATTTGTGTTTTCTTGCTGAGTATTTTCAAGGTTGATTTGATGACTAATACGTTCGAGTTCAAGTCATTTATCTACTATGACAAAATGATCCACGACGCGGACTTCTGGAAAAGCGTCAGGAATAGCTTGGTCTATATGGTCATTTATGTTCCTTTAACCTTAGCAATGGGTCTTGGGATGGCGCTCATCTTGAATAGTAAAATGCGGGGAAGAGGTATCGTTAGAACCTTCTTCATTATTCCCTACATCACTACGTACGTTGCAACTCTTGTTGTATGGAATGTATTCCTTCACCCGACGGAAGGCCCATTGAACAGCTTGCTCATGAGTCTGGGGGTAAATCACCCACCCCAGTACATGGTCGATGTAGATTGGGCACTTCCCATCCTGGCTATTATTGGTTCATGGAAAGACGTTGGCTATCATTGTATCTTGTTCTTGGCCGCCCTACAGTCCGTGTCCAAAGACTATTATGAGGCGTCTTCTATTGATGGAGCTAATGGGTTAAAAAGGTTTAAGCACATCACGTTTCCGCTTATTTCTCCAACCTCATTTTTTCTGTTATTAATTACGATTATCGGAAGTCTGCAAGCCTTCAATCAAATGGCGCTTCTGACTAAAGGTGGACCAGCCTTCAGCACGACTACGCTGACGTACCATATTTATCGTTCTGCGTTCGAATATTATAATTTCTCTTACGCTTCGGCAGTAGGCATGTTCTTATTCTTACTTACTTTGGTGTTTATATTAATCAACTGGTTTGCTCAGAAAAAGTGGGTTTTCTATCAATGA
- a CDS encoding GrpB family protein, with translation MLGLPKGEVFLVPWTVEWEIEFLLEKEKIHQALFNKILSIHHIGSTSVRNLSSKPILDIAIVIPSFEIGLECVVPLEQLGYTYRGSDLLPDRHYFNKGEPRTHQIHMYESENRYLLEQLSFRDYLRNNEVARMQYEELKRELVKQNSKNKHKYADDKTEFVKIILKKISDENNKHQK, from the coding sequence ATGCTTGGATTGCCAAAAGGTGAAGTTTTTTTAGTCCCTTGGACTGTAGAGTGGGAAATAGAATTCCTCTTAGAAAAAGAGAAAATACATCAGGCTTTATTTAATAAAATATTATCCATTCATCATATTGGGAGTACATCCGTAAGAAATCTAAGTTCTAAACCGATTCTTGATATTGCGATTGTCATTCCTTCGTTTGAGATTGGCTTGGAGTGCGTGGTCCCTTTAGAGCAACTTGGATACACGTACAGAGGATCTGATCTCCTACCAGATAGACATTACTTTAACAAAGGCGAACCGAGAACCCACCAAATACACATGTATGAGAGCGAAAATAGATATTTACTTGAACAATTGTCATTTAGAGATTATTTACGCAATAACGAAGTGGCGAGAATGCAATATGAAGAACTTAAACGGGAATTGGTAAAACAGAATAGCAAGAATAAGCACAAATATGCTGACGATAAGACTGAATTCGTGAAAATCATTTTAAAGAAAATAAGCGATGAGAACAACAAGCATCAGAAATAA
- a CDS encoding ankyrin repeat domain-containing protein, with amino-acid sequence MITLKDIGKFAELPEIAIHIYEGNMPALETAIAAGWDIEEGIVLSKYTTLSSLDLALVSERLDVVKLLVEHGVNLNVKNNPAFLLAVRYCKEDIVRYVAAQGAKLDKLNQVRSGAYSQAYYGNKKNIPFIHELGLDIKQHAGAVLRTAVSDHDRNTVAYLLDHGVDINYNEPDMVYPYQATPLTVAARMGNLAMVKYLVERGADVTLAEKDGERPYTIAVSNKHTELADYLKSLEPADFHNVENKKYELQKYKLTDELVSFLTGDKLHLELAPNEYEIAYIDFFTLTDTIEMKVGRQKLLRLSADIDNYSHIQLVWNPKKKGLIGCYDVEHKEYADLCSFAEFLAQPEMYIIKYMEGEL; translated from the coding sequence ATGATCACTCTGAAAGATATAGGGAAGTTCGCAGAGCTGCCGGAAATTGCGATTCATATATACGAAGGAAATATGCCGGCACTGGAGACTGCAATTGCGGCAGGCTGGGATATTGAAGAGGGCATCGTACTTAGCAAATATACGACGTTAAGCTCGCTGGATCTGGCTCTTGTATCGGAGAGATTGGATGTTGTAAAGCTGCTGGTAGAACATGGCGTCAATCTGAATGTCAAAAATAATCCGGCTTTTTTGCTGGCAGTACGCTATTGCAAGGAAGACATCGTTCGCTATGTCGCAGCGCAAGGCGCCAAGCTGGACAAGCTCAATCAAGTCCGGTCAGGAGCATATTCACAGGCCTACTATGGCAACAAAAAGAATATCCCTTTCATTCACGAGCTGGGATTGGATATTAAGCAGCATGCCGGCGCTGTATTGCGCACAGCCGTGTCGGACCATGACCGTAATACAGTCGCTTATTTACTCGATCATGGGGTGGACATTAATTATAACGAACCTGATATGGTCTATCCTTATCAAGCAACCCCGTTAACGGTTGCAGCGCGTATGGGCAATCTGGCTATGGTAAAATACTTGGTTGAACGCGGCGCTGACGTTACCTTAGCGGAAAAAGACGGCGAGCGGCCGTATACGATTGCGGTCAGCAATAAGCATACGGAGCTGGCTGACTATTTGAAATCGCTGGAGCCGGCCGATTTTCATAATGTGGAGAACAAAAAGTATGAGCTGCAAAAATATAAATTGACCGATGAACTGGTCAGCTTCCTTACCGGAGACAAGCTGCACCTTGAGCTCGCGCCGAATGAATACGAAATCGCGTATATCGATTTCTTCACATTGACCGATACGATTGAGATGAAGGTCGGCCGGCAAAAGCTGCTGCGTCTGTCAGCCGATATCGATAATTACTCCCATATTCAGCTAGTGTGGAATCCGAAGAAAAAAGGCCTAATAGGCTGTTATGACGTGGAGCATAAGGAGTATGCGGACTTGTGCAGCTTTGCGGAGTTTCTGGCGCAGCCTGAAATGTATATTATCAAGTATATGGAAGGTGAATTGTAA
- a CDS encoding aminopeptidase P family protein, with the protein MNIRDRVEKLRQLMKENQMDAYIIPSFDPHQSEYVAEHWKCRRWISGFTGSAGTVVITLEDAGLWTDGRYYIQAEKQLEGSGIRLFRMVDPGVPFYSEWLADVLNEGSIVGFDGNVFSINMVKKMEKDLKAKRIVLKMNQDLIDDLWEDRPEIPKGPIFTHDVKYAGKSQVEKLNEVRKEMKNIGANYYILTSLDDIAWLLNIRGADVPNNPVAIADVIVAEHKCYLFIDSCKVPSLVKLELEAEGIELRANHEIQIFLENLSSGDAVILDTNKTNIRLYNAINSTTKKIEIPDITTNLKAIKNEVEIKNVKWCEIKDGLAMVKFIKWLKNVVDKEEITEITAEEKLEDLRRAQEGYVGPSFDTIAGYREHAAMMHYKANKETQFTLKSEGLFLIDSGGQYYDGTTDITRTIVLGKLTDEQKRDFTLVLKGFIALSSVKYLYGATGSNLDVLARQPIWQYGLDYKCGTGHGVGFFLNVHEGPQSIRNNNNNVTLEKGMIITNEPGIYLEGKYGIRIENMMLVVEDEKTEFGQFMKFETITYCPIDLAGINKEMLTESEKQWLNNYHQEVYTKLAPYLNEEESGWLREETREI; encoded by the coding sequence ATGAATATCAGGGATAGGGTCGAAAAGTTAAGACAGCTAATGAAAGAAAATCAAATGGATGCTTATATAATTCCCAGTTTTGATCCACATCAGAGTGAATATGTAGCAGAACATTGGAAATGTAGACGATGGATATCAGGATTTACAGGGTCTGCAGGTACTGTAGTTATTACATTAGAGGATGCTGGGTTATGGACAGATGGTAGATACTATATTCAAGCGGAAAAGCAGCTTGAGGGCTCAGGAATCAGATTATTTAGAATGGTGGATCCAGGGGTACCCTTTTATTCAGAATGGCTAGCAGATGTTCTTAATGAAGGAAGCATTGTGGGCTTTGATGGAAATGTTTTCTCAATTAATATGGTTAAAAAGATGGAAAAAGATCTAAAAGCAAAGAGAATCGTATTAAAAATGAATCAAGATTTAATTGATGATCTGTGGGAAGATAGACCGGAGATTCCTAAAGGTCCAATTTTTACTCATGACGTAAAATATGCAGGCAAATCACAAGTAGAAAAATTAAATGAAGTAAGAAAAGAAATGAAAAATATAGGAGCAAATTATTATATTTTAACTTCCCTTGATGACATTGCATGGCTTTTGAATATAAGAGGGGCCGATGTGCCTAACAATCCAGTTGCAATAGCTGATGTAATCGTAGCAGAGCATAAATGTTATTTATTTATTGATTCTTGCAAGGTTCCCTCTTTGGTTAAATTAGAACTGGAGGCTGAAGGAATCGAGTTAAGAGCGAATCATGAAATACAAATATTCTTGGAAAATCTTTCGAGCGGTGATGCCGTTATTTTAGATACGAATAAAACAAATATCAGATTATATAATGCCATTAACAGTACTACAAAGAAAATTGAAATTCCTGACATCACGACTAATTTAAAAGCTATTAAAAATGAAGTTGAGATAAAAAATGTAAAATGGTGTGAAATAAAAGATGGTTTAGCTATGGTGAAATTTATAAAATGGCTAAAAAACGTTGTAGACAAAGAAGAAATTACAGAGATTACTGCAGAAGAAAAATTAGAAGATCTCAGAAGGGCGCAGGAAGGATATGTTGGACCTAGCTTTGATACGATAGCAGGATATAGAGAACATGCTGCGATGATGCATTATAAAGCCAATAAAGAAACGCAATTTACTCTTAAGAGTGAAGGTCTTTTTTTAATTGATTCAGGCGGACAGTATTATGATGGAACAACAGATATTACACGAACGATTGTTTTAGGAAAACTTACCGATGAACAAAAAAGAGATTTTACTTTGGTGTTAAAAGGATTTATTGCATTAAGCTCAGTAAAATATTTATACGGAGCTACAGGCTCTAACTTAGATGTTTTAGCAAGGCAACCAATATGGCAGTATGGTTTAGACTATAAATGCGGGACAGGACATGGGGTAGGTTTTTTCTTAAATGTTCATGAAGGACCACAAAGCATAAGGAATAATAATAATAATGTTACATTAGAAAAAGGCATGATTATTACGAATGAACCGGGAATATACCTTGAAGGTAAATATGGAATTAGAATTGAAAATATGATGTTAGTAGTTGAAGACGAGAAAACAGAGTTTGGTCAATTTATGAAGTTTGAAACCATTACGTATTGCCCAATTGATTTAGCCGGTATCAATAAAGAGATGTTAACAGAGAGTGAAAAGCAATGGTTAAACAATTATCATCAAGAGGTATATACGAAGCTAGCTCCTTATTTAAATGAAGAAGAGAGCGGATGGCTAAGGGAAGAAACTAGGGAAATATAA
- a CDS encoding Imm51 family immunity protein, with protein sequence MEKALLEQLNLWHRDKEYENIIAAILDISEQERDYDTVGHLARAMNNLDRYEEAVQQLLTIDKQGENDPLWHFRLGYSYYYLSQYEDAVREFEIANKLDPEDKSALMFLDRSRNSIGKQKKRNQKKSKTVQTASERNFAERMKPFRLVEHDSGNISMLLDVGTYKDEVFQTRADEGFEGGGYDWGSVAAVFLEERMPHLADVVHFDPEASMFCAYSDNRVALQHFAIEFKDACEDDAVFRDLFSRAELD encoded by the coding sequence ATGGAAAAAGCCCTTTTGGAGCAGCTAAACCTTTGGCATCGAGATAAAGAATATGAAAACATTATAGCCGCAATTTTGGACATTTCTGAACAAGAAAGAGATTATGATACAGTCGGTCATTTGGCAAGAGCGATGAACAATCTGGACCGTTACGAAGAAGCGGTGCAGCAGCTTTTGACGATTGATAAGCAAGGTGAGAACGACCCTCTTTGGCATTTCCGTTTGGGTTATTCCTATTATTACCTGTCGCAGTATGAGGACGCAGTAAGAGAGTTTGAAATCGCGAATAAACTTGACCCCGAGGATAAAAGTGCGTTGATGTTTTTAGATAGGAGCCGTAATAGTATCGGAAAGCAAAAGAAACGTAATCAAAAGAAGTCGAAGACCGTGCAGACAGCGAGCGAACGGAATTTTGCAGAGAGAATGAAACCTTTTCGGTTAGTAGAGCATGATAGCGGAAATATATCCATGCTTTTGGATGTCGGTACTTATAAAGATGAAGTTTTTCAAACAAGGGCAGACGAGGGTTTTGAAGGCGGCGGTTACGATTGGGGTTCTGTGGCTGCTGTTTTTCTTGAGGAAAGAATGCCTCATCTGGCCGATGTCGTGCATTTTGACCCAGAAGCCTCTATGTTCTGCGCTTATTCCGACAATAGAGTGGCTTTGCAACATTTTGCGATTGAATTTAAGGATGCTTGCGAGGACGATGCCGTATTTAGGGATTTATTCTCCCGCGCTGAATTGGATTGA
- a CDS encoding phosphotransferase — MDYDSLINDINRSYHINIEHIELHREMIGKVYFLQSRDKRYMLKIYRSFKTDDALQTVRILDYLKENSYPAVSIVRTDQNDSNIILSFRDGCCAGILYDYVEGAMPDGKIEAESIGKQIGELHNLMEKYPDKLINRTKNDYIDDYISIMRKLDFDSGKILELEQYGNELWERITKLPKNFCHGDLHTGNMIRNQSGEYVLFDFDDASGDYPSMDVAYMSDDTNFNHFHESMYDKTMRLYERFYSGYSKVRTLSNNEFHAVFDFIAIRHFQIISRIVRCQGLQSISKEFCDEQYGWLEKWQELCIKKQH, encoded by the coding sequence ATGGATTATGATAGCCTTATCAACGATATCAACCGTTCATATCACATTAATATTGAACATATCGAACTTCATCGGGAGATGATCGGTAAGGTATATTTTTTACAGAGTCGGGATAAAAGGTATATGCTTAAAATATACCGAAGCTTTAAAACAGATGACGCACTGCAGACGGTTCGCATCCTTGATTATTTAAAAGAAAATTCATATCCAGCGGTTTCTATTGTTCGGACTGACCAAAACGATAGCAATATCATTCTCAGTTTTCGCGATGGTTGCTGCGCAGGAATATTGTACGATTATGTTGAGGGAGCCATGCCTGACGGTAAGATCGAGGCGGAAAGCATCGGAAAACAGATCGGAGAGCTCCATAATTTAATGGAAAAATACCCCGATAAGCTTATCAACAGAACTAAAAACGATTACATAGACGACTACATCTCCATTATGCGAAAATTGGATTTTGATTCAGGAAAAATCCTTGAACTCGAACAGTATGGCAATGAATTATGGGAACGCATAACAAAGCTTCCCAAAAACTTTTGTCACGGTGACCTTCACACGGGAAATATGATCAGAAACCAAAGCGGAGAGTACGTTCTCTTTGATTTTGACGACGCTTCGGGTGATTATCCGAGTATGGATGTTGCATACATGTCTGACGATACCAACTTTAATCACTTTCATGAATCGATGTATGATAAAACCATGCGTTTGTACGAACGCTTTTATTCGGGATATAGTAAAGTACGCACATTGAGCAACAATGAGTTTCATGCTGTTTTTGATTTTATTGCGATAAGGCATTTTCAAATCATCTCAAGAATAGTGCGGTGTCAAGGATTGCAGAGTATATCCAAAGAATTTTGCGATGAACAGTACGGTTGGCTTGAGAAGTGGCAGGAACTTTGCATTAAAAAACAGCACTAA